The Nicotiana tabacum cultivar K326 chromosome 5, ASM71507v2, whole genome shotgun sequence sequence aaaaatcgcttcaatccgagctccatagctccaaatgtgttaaaaatggctgaaactcGCGTTTTGTAATCTGTCCAAGTAAGTCGCAGGTGTCGAATacgacttataaatcgcatttggTAACAACGATTTACCTTTCCCGAGAACACAGCATTACCCGCATTCAGTAaatcaatcataactttttgtacaaatgtccaaatgatgaacggtttgaagcgttagaaactagactcaaagaactttaatttgataggttgttcatcacataaaaccttatatatatgtagatattctcGTCCAAAATGTGATCTTGTGCATgctcatttagaattttagtctataatgaaaattttcaacttggcttggacttaggcctctccttagaccccaaatcacttataatatgcctcgtacacttattatcatatccaattgatatccatcatattaatagtccttgtTCGcagacaaaataatataattagcacatgTCAACTTTTTTAAtagcacttaagtacttcaaatttTTTTTCGGGGGTGTTACAAAAATATATGAGAAGAGGTTtgtgatgatttaaatattttttcttctcttattcaagtgtctAGTGAActttcatgtgataaattgctagaacatgatttttgttgtgtgatggggagtcattctttaagtcatgttgattgtgagcttgtaaaagtgtttgctactagtaaagaggatatgcatgattattaTGACGCTTGTGATCAAGTATTCTTTCATCAACCtatctatgactctttctgtgaTAGTTTGAGAAATTGTTTAAAATCCATTGATGTTGCGAATATTATTGGAGAAAGTTATAATCATGAGCTTGAATGTATTGATACttttattttggaaattttgggttCTTCTAACCTTCTTGAgaatttatgtgcttctttgaTTAGATTATATGTAGAAGAATCCATGAGATTTTTAATTGACACTTGGCTATATCATAAAAGTATCTTATTTGATAAATGTGGTAGAGATACTTATTTTAAATAGATGCATGAtcaattttttgtaattttattgttATGCACATCTTTTGACTACCTTAAGAGAGGTTTTTACGGGACAAATTTAAtaggcataaattttattgggataatgatgtccatatgctttataatggagtatttacacctattaggcttaattgggttaagtggacacatggtcactatcttgttttattctTACCATTTTTTCAGATAAGTGGATTTCATTTTCTAGTGCCTCTCTTCGTTTTCTTGCGAGGTCGAAATTCaaggacgaattttcttcaagaagaggggaatgatagcatcctaggaatcTCAAATtcattcaaggacaaggatgaagctttgaaatctcaaagagggcctttaacaagagcTCAGACTAAAAAGTTATAAAACAAGGTCATTGGACTTCAGGAACGATCAAAGAAGTTGTTAGTTGAGAGAAAGAACttaaggataaaggatatgagttatttaggtgttataattattttatgtcccaaattcatgtccaataAGAGGTGGATTAGATCCAAAGAAATATCCTCTGAAGAAGGTCTAAATCAAGCCACTGTTGGACCACTTTAAcacctaaaatgtgtccaaacttgcagcccgtGAAGTCCTACATAAAGCCACGTTTTTATAGCATAAAAAGGACTTATTTGATGTCCAAGAATGGTACAATAGTCGTGCTAGATGTTGAGttcaagttggtgccaagttgcttgcaaatttccttcaagattttcaagattctatccaagattggtttgggacttatttccatatattatgggactatatttattgctttcctacttagttaagattattttttcctttttctaagTTTTTTGGAATTACTTTCCAAGAATGACTTGATTTTTGCTTcttagtatttttcttttcctaaggtagttggacttgttatccaaagtagtttaggactttatttacttatttttttggtagaatttcgtgacccctatctatataaaggggtgtattctttgtttttagacttagattattcagattattatcaataaaaattgtgagaattttcttgcactcttgggtgtggctactcttggatttattcttcaaccttcaagactcaacttaaggtggtaagatgaattcttcgaaatcttagatcacttctaggtattcaagaaaggtgataattTTAggtttattgttgttcttgttattctaaagggtcggttttcacaatctatctcttgtttttaacctctaccaaaggcgattagttattcattagctaattgttgttgttaggatcaactttcaaaaatagacttcttgaattcaagaaattcTTTCTTGAATTCGATCTATCTTTAATTTCCGCctttttcgtttctttattttcttttagcatccgcacgtttcttgattttccttAGTAGTTCCTagacccctatcgtgttgttatctgtaagtctcctgtctaactctgtgaggggaaaaGTACCCATAGGTGTTGTAATTGATATGTGCTACCTGttgcgggggctacatacgcacgaggtgatgagagtctgtaagtagctacattcatgttattgtccgggtaaaGTAAGGTTCACGCCATgttataattgtactatttgagttatcttttgtctattaaattctttTACTTCACATTattacttgagactagacttgctattataGAGATTTCACGAGTTTCATGATTTGCCAAGGAATAATTGTGTCCTCTTACGGATTTCTTACGCGCTATGCGTTTTCATCGaaaggttttccttaaaaattattataactcacacgtttattcgtgagtgggggtcaaggacccgtttaagcttcttattctaatgggatcgggctgttcgtctcggcaggattatgtaccacactctcatggaagcgggttgttcgcctcggaaatataatagatgtatctatggtttgtgttcgaccctcggcaatgcataAGTTATGATAGGATCGGGCCGTatgcctcgacatttctataaaatattctcatggaatcgtgcgtaatatttggcaagaagctagtgtatctgtgagtttttttcctgatttgaattacAACAGCCTATTTGGTGAGgtacattatatatatgtatatatgctccggttgaggagCAATTTGCTAAATGAGAGCTTGAGTCTATTGTGGAGAGGAGAGTTGcaccacgtatttatacttgtttatttcttttatttactctgccttatatttatttacttttttactatacctgatattattggaccactagtaagtgtcgatgtcgatccctcgtcactacttctctggggttaggcttgatacttactaggtacgctttgatttatgtactcatactacacttgctgcacatttttttgtgcaTGTACATATATGTCCGGTGGTCTTTTGGGTGTAGAGGCCTGAATGTTGCGGGGACTTACAAtaagctgcatttcatgttacgatccgcagcatgcagagtctccatcagagttatttatgttctcatgtctaatttgtattccagacagatgttgtattttattatatttcctagttgatgctcatgcatttgtgacaccgtATTTTGTGGGTGCTTACGGGTTGTTCAGTATTGTAGTTGTGAAAATATCACCATTTACCCTGTAAATTTTACTTCTTAATCTTTTTATGATGAAAATTACGATttcaaaagtactaaaatgagtaattaagttaatcattcaCTTttagcttgcctgacagtggtgttaggCGGCATCACGACCTTTGGTGAATTTTGgtcatgacagcttggtatcagagcattaggttcatttgggtctcacgagtcatgagcaagtctagtagaatcttgcggatcggtacggagacgtctgtgcttatcttcgagaggctatagggctctTAGGAGCACTTCCATTCTTGATTCATCATCAtgcaatttgattcctttgaggcttatgcctttatatccttccttctcattcttatacgatgttcAATGCTCGTATCAACTGGGCAtcaaggagttgtagtggtactacaaACGTgggcaggatgtttctccctgcgcatTCGAGCAAGTCACTGTCGTCTCCTTGCTGAAGGATATTCTGttgtttcagctcagtatcagtattgcCTATGGTTTAAGGTTGGGCACTGATTGTTGTGATGATTCGTGGGTTGCTATTGCACAATATtagtgtaatggtaggatgcttatAGATTGCGGCattgaatgacttgaaaggaggctTTCTCAGTTCGTGGCTTAAaggttcaacatttaattccGACGGAGGAAAGACAATCGGTCTATGAATACTCAGACTTGGGTTAATGGAGCAGCGAGACTTGATGTCCTCGAGTGTGGTAGAATTCTCATTTCATAGCTTAGTAGTCTCATTTGAGCCTTTTATCAAATTGCAACATTAATAACTGATCCaaccatttgaacaaaaatcaaatgaaatcctTTCACGTTAAAAGTGTTTAACAAAATCAGATTTCAATCCTTAAATATTTAACAAGTGCTATTTCAATATGTAAAGGTTTCGAAAAAAAATGTAACACTTCACATTTTATAAAAATTACAACAATagaactcaaatattttattcctTTACTAAGAACATaagtttttaataaaacttataacTTTTGTCTCAAGTGTCATCTTCCaacaagtttgaaaataaattttttaatgaataatatgaAACTTCATATGCAACACAACTTAAAATACATGGTCATATCCTTACTTAGTTATCCCCACAAGCACAAACGTATATCAACAAATAACTCACATGTAGACTCAAATCAGGGGCGGATCTAGAGCTTACAAGACGGGTTTTcgggaacccagtaacttttgcatAGACactgtatttatattaagaaattcactaaatatttgtaaatatctaactgtgaacccaattattattgcatattaaTCTAAAATTACGGTAGGAACCTATAAGcctcaaatcctggatccgcctctgattcAAATCATGCTTTAAGAGAAAATTTCCcgaaaagaataaaattaataAACTTATCTCAAGTCCAAGCTCCAAAATAATATTACGACGctctaaaaatgacaaaatgttCCAATGACGCCAATGATCACAATCTACATATATGAGCTCGTATGAATGAATAATGCGTCACAACAATTCCAACTAAGCCAACCAAGTATATAACACTTAGGTCCAACTTCACAAGTTTagcaaaaattcatattttacCGATCGAAGGTCAATTCTTAAGCTTTAGCTTCAATTCATCCGTTAAACGTGTAATGAAATCAAGTCGTTCCATTAGAAACTCAAAACGATATTGTTCTAACCAAATTCAACACTATTTGTCTTCTCTGCCAACAaactatccaatttcaaaatttaattttcaaaatttcatGAATCGaaatttaaatataaatttttcttgATAAATGTATTCTACTATGCATGTGGAGTATAACATACAAGATTAGGATGAGAGGATTACCTCTTTGTCAAACCTTAAAATTTTTAAGAGTTATTGACTGAATCCTCAGCCCCGCAGGCTAAATATACTGTTTTTTTCATATTTCcctcgaaaaaagaaaaaaggaaaaattgggAAATAGGTGCGGAGAAGAACATTTTCGAATAAACAACGTCGTTAAACCTAATTCCTAATTTCCCTTCCCTCCTCAAAACCCTAATATCGTAAAATCAAATTCATCCCGACGACAAATGGCGATCGCCAGAACCGGAGTTTTCGTCGATGATTACTTGGAATGTATGTTTCCGATTTCGAATTAATCCTTTTTTTTTCTGCTTTACTTTTGGTTCAATTTAAAGTTGAAAGGCTTGAATTTTACGTCACTAATTAAGAAAAATTTGTGTTAAAAAACAGATTCAAGCACATTGCCTGCTGAGCTTCAGCGGCTTCTTAACACCATTAGAGAACTCGATGAGCGTTCTCAAGGTATTCCCTTTCTAAGAAATTAACTTATATATACTCacagtgtaaaaaaaaaaagcaatcaTTATATTTAATCTGTTATAGCAGGTCAgttgattttttttgttgaaaaattaaacTAAATAGTCGCTCACTAAACTGCTTTAACTTAAAATAGCCTATGGATGTAtgatatatgtataattcatgtgTAATATGTGTATAAACATGTATAATCAGTGTATAATCTACATATATCGGCTAGGAAACTAAACGGTGAATCCGGacagctatttgtgtaaagatcccccTTTATTTCTTGGTTGTCAACTTGTAATTATAGACATTTACTTCTAATCAGAGTAGTCAAAAGAGGAAAGCACAAGACAGGGCAAAGGTTGTTGGAGCTTTAAGTGCATAGCTCAATTAAATGGTGGGCTTTAGCGAAGGAAAGCtccaatgaagaagaaaaaaaaaaacgtaACTAGGAACAGAAACAATATTTATTTGCACAAAAGAATGGAAAAGCAATACTTAAAAACCATATATATCATGGTGTGTCCTTAAAGAACGAACCCTCTCGGTGAAGCCTTAACGCCTAGACCAAAGTGCCAATTAAGTGAGGCGCAACGTACAACCTGACCTTCAGGGCTTCAGTGAGCTTTTAACAACACTGCTTGTAATTGCTTGTTACCCAATATATAAAGCTATCAATGTATAAGATAAACCAGAACATAGGAATACTTCGATTGTCGCCAATTTGTTCGGCGAAGTTTGACTGTGAGTTGAGTTtatctaaaaaagaaaaaggaaaattttgacagcTAAATATGCATAAAATGCTAAAAGTACGTTTTGTAGGAAGCtagtctttttctttcttttctggtTCCAATGAGGCTTACAACAAGTCATGCTAGTTCTGATGAGCATCTCAAGGAAGGGCAAAATTGGATtgtaaaaattaaatattttctaAATATGAGTGTGATGATCTTTCCGGGACAGACAAAAAAAGAAAGAGTCCCAGAAAAAAAATGTAATTAATGGATTTACTTTCTGCTTTCTTAATTGCACTTTTTTTTAAGTTTCTAAGTTTAGTAATGTAATGGGTGTACAATCTGTAATATGAAATGGAAAATGAAGGAATAATAAATCAGACAAGGCAGCAGACCAATTACTGCCTAGGATTAGCTTCTCAGAATCAGGGATCAAGGAAATAcaattatgatgatgatgaggcttTTGAGAAGTTGAGGAAGGAGATTGAAGCAAACCAGGACAATGCCTTAAGCCTTTGCACTGAGAAGGTTTTACTTGCTCGACAAGCCCACGATATTGTAAGCTTCTTATTGTATTCGGCTTCTCACTGACGTGTTGTATTCCTCAAAGTTTTCTTGTCCCAGTTATGGAACTTGACCTTTTGCTGCACTCGTGATTCTTGTAACTATTGCATTCTTTCTTTCTGCTTTCTGTGATTAATCTTCTTGCCGGCAAGAATAATTGAatgcttttctctttttgttcttcATAGTGGTTAATTGAAGGTTATGTCTTCCATATCATTTTAGCTATGATTGTTTTCATTTGAGTGTAACATGTCGTTGATGCCAATCTCCCTTTCACTGAAAAATGCTTTTTGGGCAAATTCCTTGTGGTTTATCTTTGACATATTTTGTTATCTGTTATCGAAGCCAATGGTGAAGTTTATTAAGAGGGACCAAGACTTAAGGATGAAGAATCCACTGTGTTAGACTAGGAAATAAAATTAATTTGCATCTTCGATATGAAGTATTGCAGAAAGAAATAGGAAATTAATAAATGAATTAAGCAgtaaggaaaaataaaaaggttGCTCAAGATATAATGTGAAAGCATAATATAAGAACAATTTCAACTGGCCATAATAACTCATAATTGCACAACAGATTCCTCTCTTGCTTGCCAAATTACTAAATCTTTTGCAGGTTATTCTTATTAACTTTTCTCAGGTATAGGCAATTTGTATGGCAATTATCTTTTTCCTTGTTCcttgctttcctcttcttcttcatgcCCTTcctgagctgagggtctattggaaacatcctctctacctgtattaggtaggggtaaggtctgcgtacagactaccctccccagaccccacctgcCGGGATCaaattgggtttgttgttgttgtaattatcTTTTTCCTTGAACATTAATCTAAAGACAAAATTAATTTTGTTAGAAGTGGACTAATTGTCAGATTAGTTTTCCTCTTTCTTTGGCATAATTAAAGATCAACTTCTCTTGAAACTAATAATAGCCTCTTGCTGTCACAGTACCTTGTCATTGTGAAATTTGTTATGATTGTACTTGCATCTGTTTCAGTTTTCGTTGCCAAACTTAGTAGTTGAATAATTTGATCATTTGTTTacttataattctttctttctgATAGTAAGACTGCTCCTAACTTATTCTGGTTTCTTCTTCAGATAGATAGCCACATCAAGcgcttagatgaagatcttaccAACTTTGCTGAAGATCTTAAGCAAGGTGCAGTAAATgtttccgagctctcaagtcttAGCATGTGCTCCAATATTCTCTTGGAAGTGATCTTTGGGTTTCATCAACATTTGATGCGAAAAGTGCTTTATTACAGCAAACTTAGGAGACACATCAAAATTTCCTCTGTGGGTTTCATCAAGATTTGTTCTATGCATGTCATCaatatttgatttgtgttgtaatAAAGCACTCTTCATTTGAGCAAAAGTTTTCTTGGGTTCCTCAGAGAGCACCGTGGATTTACCTTCCGTGCTGCTAAACATAGTAAATATAATGTTTGATATTTTCTACACTGGGCACTGGGATTTTTAGGTAGTGATTGCCCCTTAGAATTTTGATTTTCGTAGCAATACAAGGTTCATTATATCTTTTCTAAACAGTTGAACGCAAGGCTCAACTTccctcttccttttttttctgtaGTTCGTCTTTTGACTTTTGGACTTCTGCAGAGGGAAAGCTACCTGCCGATGAACCTCCTATCCTTCCTCCATTACCTTTGGTTCTTAAGACTGAGAAGCGCAAAGGACCGTATGTAACACCTCAATCAAAGAGGCTTGAGTACAGGGACTGGGATTGGGACCGAGAACGTGACAGAGATTACGATCTTATGCCTCCTCCTGGCAGTCATAAGAAAGATTTTGCTTCTCCTGTTGATGTTGAACAACCCATTGATCCAAATGAACCCACCTACTGTGTGTGCCATCAGGTCTCAATTTCTGATAGCTGAATTTGCTTTTATGTGCTCAAGTAGCTGATGTTCAATTATAGATCTACAATTATCATTCATTGTATTATTGTGGACAAATGTTTTGCTAATTTCTGAAGTTGTTGATTCTTCAGGTATCCTTTGGAGATATGATTGCTTGCGACAATGAAAATGTAGGTCCCCTTTCTGCAATGGTTATTGTTTGTGACCTTCACTTGATCGCACCATTTCATTTATCTTCTCTATACACCTCTGTCATTAGGGAATATGGTGAATTTGTTGCTATTTGCTAGAACCCAACGTGAGTTAATTGCCTTGTATATTTTAATGCATATCGGCTCATTTTAGAAAATAATAAGCATGTCTATTAGCTCGTGACAAGTATTATTGGTGAAATGATTTGAAGGCAAGTAGAGCAGATGGTAGAAAAAAGATTATCTTATGAAAATTAAGAGATTGTGTGGTTTCATGGCAAGATAAGTCTTACACCTCAAGTCTTATTCATATTTTGGCTTCTACAGAATCTGCCGTGGATTGGCTTAGTTCCGTATCATGTTTATCCAAATTCTAGCCTACTATAGCCTGGAGTATTACCCATTAGACGTTCTTCAAAAGCCTTTTCATGAGCATTGATAATGTACTACATGATATACATATGGTGGGCTTCAAATACTTGCATTATATAGGAAGTTATTACATAGTATACAATTGCAGAACCTTACATTTGAAGTAGATCCCTGTACAAATGCAGAATCTTACTAAATTCATAATTTTAACACTGGTACTGCATAATGCGAGTATTCGTGTTCGTGTTCATGTTATCGGATGAGTCACTTCTTCTTGCTGTAACAATTACCTTCCCATTATTGATCTGAGTTTGGGGGTTTCTTGACAGTGCCAAGGAGGTGAATGGTTTCACTACTCATGTGTTGGGCTCACACCGGAGACAAGATTTAAAGGGAAGTGGTACTGTCCGACCTGCAGACAATTACCACATTGATTACAAGTACACCTTTTATGTGCGCTGTAATTCCTTCCACATTAATTTTTGAAGGGATCTTTGATAGGTTATGCTCTCCTAGTGTCTGTTTTCATAAAGAAATGTACCTATTCTTTTAATGGTCAAATTTGGTGCCTTAGATATGTGCATAAGGGAGAGACAGAAGAAAGGGTGGTCGGATAAGTGCATCGTGTGTTTGCTTGTATCTCATGATCCCTGGTTTTACAGTCAAGGGATGAGATTGTTTTGTACATGTATCTACCAGAGGAACCAAAATTTCTCAACGCTGCATGATGAACTCCAAGTGTTGCTATTTGTTTGTGAAtgccttttcatttctttttggaGTAGCAAACAGGACAGCGATAGCATGGCACATGCTATTTACACGAGTGATAGCATGGCACATGCTATTTACACGAGTGTTATCGCTTAGTAATGGCAAATAATATGTATTTTCATCTTAAATATAGGAATTGCCATGGTTTATTGCATGGAGTACATTTGTCGGGATAAGTTTTGCTCTCTTTTGATCCATTTCATACAGATTCAAATACTGAAGGCAGAAATACAGAGTCAATCAAGTTTTTACTTGTGCTTGCTGGATTTCGCATTCACAGTAATGAATGCAAATCTTGTATAAATAAATATCAATGTTTACATATATATAATTCAAGTCGAAATTAGTGGTTTCAAATGCACTCGCAGTTGAAGTTCTACATCTGTCGCTGCTAGTAAGAAGTGGGACTTTCCAATGCCTTATGAAAGACAGAGACATATATGACAGCTTAATTGCATATATCAACAAAGAGTTTAACTAATATACATCATCAGTCTGAAAAAAAATTTCATACTATCAAGTCACTTAGAAGTCAATTACATGTAATTTTTATTATAGCAAACATGAATTTGTAGTCTGCAAACGTGAAAAATAGCATGTTATAGCAGGTGGAAACCATACTAGTAgcataaaatttatttatattatcgGTGTATATAACTCAAACTCATTAATAAAATGTGATCTTTATGAACATTTTGTGAAAGCCACACCATATATGTATGGTACAATTgatgggtctaaccttgattaaGAAAGCCGACTATTTTTCTTGGACCAACCTATGACCAATAAAAATGAGTTAGTCACACCC is a genomic window containing:
- the LOC107773046 gene encoding PHD finger protein ING2 produces the protein MAIARTGVFVDDYLEYSSTLPAELQRLLNTIRELDERSQGIINQTRQQTNYCLGLASQNQGSRKYNYDDDEAFEKLRKEIEANQDNALSLCTEKVLLARQAHDIIDSHIKRLDEDLTNFAEDLKQEGKLPADEPPILPPLPLVLKTEKRKGPYVTPQSKRLEYRDWDWDRERDRDYDLMPPPGSHKKDFASPVDVEQPIDPNEPTYCVCHQVSFGDMIACDNENCQGGEWFHYSCVGLTPETRFKGKWYCPTCRQLPH